One Corynebacterium uterequi DNA segment encodes these proteins:
- a CDS encoding SAF domain-containing protein encodes MTTLLGAVRSLTIPGYRRRVFLHRIAAAVLLLSAVAWAAHDHVAEDPAVVVFAADLPVGHELVAADLQLAHLPHRVVPHGAVGSTEDALGRVTVTAVGAGEVVTTSRVTGSALATSLAGEEATTVPVRLADPTTVALLRHGDGVTVVTAGAEPGGEPVIVATGGKVVLADPEHPDSVLIAFPPEQAHAVAAAALATPLGVVID; translated from the coding sequence ATGACCACCTTGCTTGGCGCAGTCCGCTCCCTGACCATTCCCGGCTACCGTCGTCGGGTGTTTCTCCACCGCATCGCAGCGGCCGTGTTGCTTCTCAGCGCCGTGGCGTGGGCCGCTCACGATCACGTCGCCGAGGACCCCGCCGTCGTCGTATTCGCCGCTGACCTGCCCGTCGGCCACGAACTGGTGGCGGCCGACCTTCAGCTGGCGCACCTGCCCCACCGCGTCGTCCCGCACGGCGCCGTGGGCAGCACCGAGGACGCCCTCGGGCGGGTGACGGTCACCGCCGTGGGAGCCGGCGAGGTGGTGACCACTTCGCGGGTCACCGGCTCGGCGCTGGCGACCTCGCTTGCTGGGGAGGAGGCCACGACGGTGCCGGTCCGCCTCGCGGATCCGACGACGGTGGCGTTGCTCCGGCACGGCGACGGAGTCACCGTGGTCACCGCGGGTGCGGAACCCGGCGGGGAGCCGGTCATCGTCGCCACCGGCGGAAAGGTCGTTCTCGCGGATCCAGAGCACCCGGACAGCGTGCTCATCGCCTTTCCACCCGAGCAAGCCCACGCAGTGGCGGCGGCAGCCTTGGCCACCCCGCTGGGCGTTGTGATCGATTAG
- the rpsN gene encoding 30S ribosomal protein S14, translated as MAKKSKIAKNEKRKEIVARYAERRAELKAIIKNPNTSDEDRLDAQFELNRQPRDASPSRVRNRDSHDGRPRGYLRKFGLSRVRMREMAHRGELPGVRKSSW; from the coding sequence ATGGCGAAGAAGTCCAAGATCGCCAAGAACGAGAAGCGCAAGGAAATCGTCGCCCGCTACGCGGAGCGTCGCGCTGAGCTCAAGGCCATCATCAAGAACCCGAACACCTCCGACGAGGATCGCCTCGACGCGCAGTTCGAGCTGAACCGCCAGCCGCGCGACGCCTCCCCGTCCCGCGTGCGCAACCGCGACTCCCACGATGGTCGCCCCCGCGGCTACCTCCGTAAGTTCGGCCTGTCCCGTGTCCGCATGCGCGAGATGGCTCACCGCGGTGAGCTGCCGGGCGTCCGTAAGTCCAGCTGGTAA
- a CDS encoding sensor histidine kinase, translating to MRQRSFWRPLSRSDLSDTFRHTTSGSLWWRMSLLTILIVVVAAGAQTLMILMVADVVLTRAVDDDLRDQAATTMAWAGETNDPTILNEHLSQFHVHNPGYEVSIVVPVQQVSLGDVVVPATGQWEQLGELRAALSTSGDKRVITVVRADGFMVSMARDLTAMKTLRSGLHLVLLVIFLLAVALAFVAGFILSIAGLRPLRAFEQEVVKLTEDGRLRPVPVRGNNEVSQLTKTFNRLVYALIDSQQRQARLVADAGHELKTPLTSMRTNIELLMMVSRSRDPSVLSTRDREELENDVISQLEEFSSLIGDLVDLSRVESHREEDQGDVGMEEIIGEVINRIRRRRPDVSFVIDTEPWVVHGEAHSLSRALTNLLDNAAKWSPAGGDVTLQLRAINDEEAELTVTDHGPGISDVDKPRVFDRFYRSPEARAMPGSGLGLAIVQQVIHNHGGAITVLDADGGGTVMRVVLPGHLPGAHEDIDVQ from the coding sequence GTGAGACAGCGTTCCTTCTGGCGGCCGCTGTCCCGCTCGGACCTCTCCGACACCTTCCGGCACACGACGAGTGGTTCTCTGTGGTGGCGGATGTCCCTGCTGACCATCCTCATCGTTGTGGTTGCAGCTGGGGCGCAGACGCTCATGATTCTCATGGTGGCCGACGTGGTCCTCACCCGCGCCGTCGACGACGACCTGCGCGACCAGGCCGCCACCACCATGGCCTGGGCAGGGGAGACGAACGACCCCACCATTCTCAACGAGCACCTGAGCCAGTTCCATGTCCACAATCCCGGCTATGAGGTGTCCATCGTGGTGCCGGTCCAGCAGGTCAGCCTGGGCGACGTGGTGGTCCCCGCCACGGGGCAGTGGGAGCAGCTCGGAGAGTTGCGCGCAGCCTTAAGCACCTCGGGAGATAAGCGCGTCATCACCGTCGTCCGCGCCGACGGTTTCATGGTGTCCATGGCACGCGACCTCACGGCGATGAAAACGCTGAGATCCGGCCTGCATTTGGTGCTATTGGTCATATTCTTGCTGGCGGTGGCGTTGGCCTTCGTCGCCGGGTTTATCCTGTCCATCGCCGGGTTGCGCCCCCTGCGCGCCTTTGAACAAGAGGTGGTTAAGCTAACCGAGGACGGGCGCCTGCGGCCCGTGCCGGTGCGGGGCAACAATGAGGTCTCCCAGCTGACGAAGACCTTCAACCGGCTCGTGTATGCGCTCATCGACTCCCAACAGCGCCAAGCCCGGCTCGTGGCCGATGCCGGTCACGAGCTGAAAACCCCGTTGACGTCGATGCGCACGAACATTGAGCTTCTCATGATGGTGTCTCGCTCCCGCGATCCCTCCGTGCTATCGACCCGGGACCGCGAAGAGCTAGAAAACGATGTCATCAGCCAGCTCGAGGAGTTTTCCTCGCTCATTGGCGACCTGGTGGACCTCTCCCGGGTGGAATCCCACCGCGAGGAAGACCAGGGGGACGTGGGGATGGAGGAGATCATCGGCGAGGTCATCAACCGCATCCGACGCCGCCGCCCCGACGTCTCCTTTGTCATCGACACTGAGCCCTGGGTGGTCCACGGCGAAGCCCACTCCCTCAGCCGGGCGCTGACCAATCTGCTCGATAACGCCGCCAAGTGGTCGCCAGCAGGTGGGGACGTCACGCTACAGTTGCGGGCCATCAACGATGAGGAGGCGGAGCTGACCGTGACCGATCACGGTCCCGGGATCAGCGACGTCGACAAGCCACGGGTGTTTGATCGCTTCTACCGATCCCCGGAGGCGCGGGCGATGCCCGGTTCGGGTTTGGGCCTGGCCATCGTCCAGCAGGTCATCCATAACCACGGCGGCGCCATCACGGTGCTCGATGCCGACGGCGGCGGTACCGTCATGCGTGTGGTGCTGCCCGGGCACCTTCCCGGCGCCCACGAAGACATCGACGTACAGTAA
- a CDS encoding UTP--glucose-1-phosphate uridylyltransferase produces the protein MEDSFTDPKKCIHTVVVPAAGMGTRFLPATKTVPKELLPVVDTPGIELIAEEASQLGASRLAIITAPNKEEVLAHFGQFSDLVSTLEQRGKDEQASKVQRAAQLITPVAVVQERPLGLGHAVGLAESVLDQSEEAFAVMLPDDLVLPTGVLETMWRVREEFGGSVLCAFDVPREQVGSYGVFDVESVGDVAGFDGQVIKKVLGMVEKPAPEDAPSTFVAAGRYLLDRAIFDALRRTKPGKGGEIQLTDAIELLIREGHPVHVVVHEGTRHDLGNPLGYITANVDFGLHHHTYGAGLYQAIKKIMAEYERENGLA, from the coding sequence ATGGAGGACTCATTTACCGACCCCAAGAAGTGCATCCACACCGTGGTCGTCCCCGCGGCCGGTATGGGAACGCGTTTTCTGCCCGCCACCAAGACGGTCCCGAAGGAATTGCTGCCCGTCGTCGATACCCCGGGCATTGAGCTCATCGCCGAAGAAGCCTCGCAGCTCGGCGCCTCCCGGCTCGCCATCATCACCGCGCCGAATAAAGAAGAGGTACTCGCTCACTTTGGCCAGTTCTCCGACCTGGTGAGCACCCTGGAGCAGCGCGGTAAGGACGAGCAGGCATCGAAGGTGCAACGAGCCGCGCAACTCATCACCCCGGTTGCAGTGGTGCAAGAGCGCCCCCTCGGCCTGGGGCACGCGGTGGGCCTGGCCGAAAGCGTGCTGGACCAGAGCGAGGAGGCCTTCGCCGTGATGCTTCCCGATGATCTCGTCTTACCCACCGGCGTCTTGGAGACCATGTGGCGGGTGCGCGAGGAGTTTGGTGGCTCGGTGCTGTGCGCCTTCGATGTCCCGCGCGAGCAGGTCGGTAGTTACGGTGTGTTCGACGTTGAGTCCGTCGGAGACGTCGCCGGTTTCGACGGCCAGGTCATTAAGAAAGTCCTCGGCATGGTGGAGAAGCCGGCGCCGGAGGACGCGCCGTCGACGTTCGTCGCTGCCGGCCGGTATCTCCTCGACCGGGCGATTTTCGATGCGCTGCGCCGCACGAAACCGGGAAAGGGCGGAGAGATCCAGCTGACCGACGCTATCGAATTGCTTATTCGAGAAGGCCACCCGGTGCACGTCGTTGTTCACGAGGGCACCCGCCATGATCTCGGAAATCCGCTCGGGTATATTACTGCCAACGTGGACTTTGGCTTGCATCATCACACATACGGCGCCGGCCTCTATCAGGCGATCAAGAAGATTATGGCGGAGTACGAGCGCGAGAACGGCCTGGCTTAA
- a CDS encoding S1C family serine protease: MTSNPYTQQPGTQPTTPPDTSQEPPAVPVAKRGIGTATVVALMIGSGVLGGGVVAGALTLGSHTPEEPTTNVANSLTQPPADAPAVPEGSVAEVAQKVLPAVVSIQVVTQNGGAEGSGSIISPDGFVLTNHHVVAEGESGAKLQVRFNDGATAPATYVASDPATDIGVIKIDGANNLPTIGFGDSDQLIVGQEVVAVGAPLGLSGTVTSGIVSALERPVRASQGGGESSLIDGIQTDAAINPGNSGGPLVDMNGNLVGMNSVIASLTSRAGGQAGSIGLGFAIPANFAQRVATQLIEDGEAVQPRIGAAVDARSLTDGGLIVDVEPGGPAEAAGLRSGDLITKLNDRHIESSDALIAAIRSHDFGETVVLDVTDPDTGETRQVEVTLTTE; this comes from the coding sequence ATGACGAGTAATCCCTATACGCAGCAGCCGGGTACGCAGCCCACCACACCTCCTGACACCTCCCAGGAACCGCCGGCTGTCCCCGTGGCCAAGCGCGGCATAGGTACCGCCACCGTCGTTGCCCTCATGATAGGCAGTGGTGTGCTGGGCGGCGGGGTCGTCGCGGGCGCGCTGACCCTGGGTTCTCACACCCCGGAGGAACCCACGACGAACGTTGCCAACAGCCTCACCCAGCCGCCGGCCGACGCGCCGGCGGTGCCCGAAGGAAGCGTGGCCGAGGTGGCCCAAAAGGTCCTGCCGGCGGTGGTATCTATCCAGGTAGTTACCCAAAACGGCGGCGCCGAGGGCTCGGGCTCAATCATCTCACCGGACGGCTTTGTCCTCACCAACCACCACGTCGTGGCCGAGGGTGAGTCCGGGGCGAAGCTTCAGGTGCGCTTCAACGACGGGGCGACGGCACCGGCCACCTACGTCGCCTCCGACCCGGCGACGGACATCGGTGTCATCAAGATCGACGGCGCCAATAACCTACCGACTATTGGATTTGGTGACTCCGATCAGCTCATCGTCGGCCAGGAGGTGGTGGCCGTCGGCGCCCCGCTGGGGCTGTCAGGAACGGTGACCTCCGGCATCGTCTCTGCCTTAGAGCGCCCGGTGCGTGCCTCGCAAGGCGGCGGGGAGTCCTCGCTCATCGACGGCATCCAAACCGATGCCGCTATCAACCCCGGTAACTCCGGCGGCCCGCTGGTGGACATGAACGGCAACCTCGTCGGGATGAACTCGGTTATCGCCTCGCTGACGTCGCGCGCCGGGGGTCAGGCAGGCTCCATCGGCCTGGGCTTTGCCATTCCTGCCAACTTCGCGCAGCGGGTGGCCACCCAGCTCATCGAAGACGGGGAAGCCGTGCAGCCGCGTATCGGGGCGGCCGTCGATGCCCGCTCCCTCACCGACGGCGGCTTGATCGTCGACGTCGAACCCGGCGGCCCGGCCGAAGCCGCTGGTCTGCGCTCCGGCGACCTCATCACGAAGCTTAACGATCGCCACATCGAGTCCTCTGACGCGCTCATCGCCGCCATTCGCTCCCATGACTTCGGGGAGACGGTGGTTCTTGATGTCACCGACCCCGATACCGGCGAGACCCGCCAAGTAGAAGTGACACTCACCACCGAGTAA
- the rpmG gene encoding 50S ribosomal protein L33 produces the protein MARNDIRPIIKLKSTAGTGFTYVTRKNKRNNPDRITLKKYDPVIRKHVEFREER, from the coding sequence ATGGCACGCAATGATATTCGTCCGATCATCAAGCTGAAGTCTACGGCTGGCACCGGTTTCACCTACGTCACCCGCAAGAACAAGCGCAACAACCCGGACCGCATCACCCTCAAGAAGTACGATCCGGTCATCCGCAAGCACGTCGAATTCCGCGAGGAGCGATAA
- a CDS encoding 5-formyltetrahydrofolate cyclo-ligase → MFPEEVIAAKRQARRHYRHRRQHMTAAHTRQSNAALVSRLDELLSSWGCADLTVAAYAPLATEPGGAELLPALDARCETIYLPVTGDDGHMRWAVYAGPDSLRTSALGIAEPTGPTRGHEVLAGCHVLFVPAYAVTSFGVRLGKGGGYYDRALASLGNLDESVPGTDRPLIAVVLFDGETNAQVAVEAHDLGVDVALTPGGVVSFRDLGT, encoded by the coding sequence ATGTTCCCTGAGGAAGTCATCGCTGCCAAACGCCAGGCGCGGCGGCACTACCGCCACCGTCGACAGCACATGACCGCAGCGCACACTCGCCAAAGCAACGCGGCCCTGGTATCTCGCCTTGACGAACTGTTGTCGAGCTGGGGTTGCGCTGACCTCACGGTGGCCGCCTACGCTCCCCTGGCCACGGAACCCGGCGGAGCGGAGCTGCTCCCGGCGCTCGATGCGCGGTGCGAGACGATCTACCTGCCCGTTACCGGTGACGATGGGCACATGCGCTGGGCCGTCTACGCTGGTCCGGACTCGCTGCGTACCAGTGCCCTGGGTATTGCCGAGCCCACCGGGCCCACCCGCGGCCACGAAGTGCTGGCCGGCTGCCACGTCCTGTTCGTCCCGGCCTACGCGGTGACCAGCTTCGGGGTGCGCCTAGGAAAAGGCGGCGGCTACTACGACCGTGCCCTAGCTAGCCTCGGCAACCTGGACGAATCAGTACCGGGCACGGACCGCCCGCTCATCGCGGTGGTGCTCTTCGACGGTGAAACGAACGCCCAGGTGGCCGTCGAGGCCCATGACCTCGGCGTCGATGTAGCCCTCACCCCGGGCGGCGTCGTGTCTTTCCGCGACCTGGGAACCTAA
- the sepX gene encoding divisome protein SepX/GlpR — MSNGLIVVLIIAVWIFVLAPMVLKDQRAIRRSGDALEETRVLYQGGSSSLPTRRAPSVSSADVHATRQDDEEDYELVEARDDDAPLLIEEPVAARQQHVVDGEVVESLSADDGDDAHDEEPADADLDDAGTAAEDAPEQDYEAQHEAPVVAIDAVDFDETYVGPADLLHPTARAAAHSATPVPMDRDWDESDGYGGDAALSAEDVAFARARSGRGGWDPEREARRTARLYARRQRTVLGLLAAVVVAVVVAIVVGGWAWAAPAGVLGVAVLYLAALRNQVQQERELRRRRIHHLRRARLGVRQSGVSVQRRRHGAVIVELDDDSPDFDVLPVAEYTRSAGADVRDLHEARARRNRVLDAG; from the coding sequence ATGTCTAACGGTCTCATTGTGGTGCTCATCATCGCGGTGTGGATTTTCGTCCTGGCCCCCATGGTGCTCAAGGACCAGCGCGCCATCCGCCGTTCCGGGGACGCGCTGGAAGAGACCCGGGTCCTGTACCAGGGAGGAAGCAGCTCGCTGCCCACGCGTCGCGCCCCCAGCGTGTCCTCCGCGGATGTCCACGCCACCCGCCAGGATGACGAGGAGGACTATGAGCTCGTCGAAGCGCGGGACGACGACGCCCCGCTGCTCATCGAGGAGCCGGTCGCTGCTCGCCAGCAGCACGTGGTGGACGGGGAGGTTGTTGAGTCCCTCAGCGCCGACGATGGTGATGACGCCCACGATGAGGAACCTGCCGACGCCGACCTCGACGACGCGGGTACCGCGGCCGAGGACGCCCCAGAGCAAGACTACGAGGCGCAGCACGAGGCGCCTGTCGTGGCCATCGATGCGGTGGACTTCGACGAGACCTACGTCGGGCCGGCCGACCTGCTGCATCCGACAGCCCGAGCCGCCGCGCACAGTGCCACGCCCGTGCCGATGGACCGCGACTGGGACGAATCTGATGGCTACGGCGGTGACGCGGCGCTCTCAGCGGAGGACGTTGCCTTTGCCCGAGCCCGCTCTGGTCGCGGCGGGTGGGATCCCGAGCGGGAGGCGCGGCGCACCGCCCGGCTGTACGCGCGGCGCCAGCGCACCGTCCTCGGGCTCCTCGCGGCCGTGGTCGTCGCCGTGGTTGTCGCCATCGTTGTTGGTGGCTGGGCGTGGGCCGCACCCGCTGGTGTGCTGGGGGTCGCCGTGCTCTACCTGGCCGCGCTGCGCAACCAGGTCCAGCAGGAACGCGAGCTTCGCCGCCGGCGCATTCATCACCTGCGCCGGGCCCGCCTGGGCGTGCGCCAGTCCGGGGTGTCGGTGCAGCGCCGACGCCACGGGGCCGTGATCGTGGAACTCGACGACGACAGCCCCGACTTCGACGTCCTCCCGGTGGCGGAATACACCCGCTCCGCCGGCGCCGACGTCCGCGACCTCCACGAGGCCCGGGCTCGCCGCAACCGCGTCCTCGACGCAGGCTAG
- a CDS encoding GNAT family N-acetyltransferase, whose product MHDFFHQVTRLPDASGPRDPRHPGWPEASPKVALNDGRCLRLRPLTWRDGGEWARQRRADESWLRPVEPTQRGGWHRAHERDAWQANFSFLRTAAKKGTVVPLVIDIDGRFAGQVTIGNIQHGALSEAWIGYWVHSPYMGAGVATAACALGVDHAFERIGLHRLTATYLPTNPASGRVLAKCGFHNEGFLRANLHIDGRWRDHHFVALLADEYASTCVARQIEAGRCAAWHEGRPRAGRYTIHES is encoded by the coding sequence ATGCACGATTTCTTCCACCAAGTCACCCGGCTGCCCGACGCTTCCGGCCCCCGGGATCCACGCCACCCCGGCTGGCCCGAGGCCTCGCCCAAGGTGGCGCTGAACGACGGTCGCTGCCTGCGGTTGCGTCCCTTAACGTGGCGGGATGGCGGCGAGTGGGCGCGCCAGCGGCGGGCGGACGAGTCCTGGCTTCGTCCCGTTGAACCCACCCAGCGCGGCGGCTGGCACCGGGCGCACGAGCGAGACGCCTGGCAGGCTAACTTCTCCTTCCTGCGCACGGCGGCCAAGAAGGGCACGGTTGTCCCCCTGGTCATCGACATCGACGGCCGGTTCGCCGGCCAGGTCACCATCGGCAACATCCAACACGGGGCGCTGAGCGAGGCGTGGATCGGCTACTGGGTCCACTCGCCCTATATGGGTGCCGGGGTGGCGACGGCGGCCTGCGCCCTCGGCGTCGACCACGCCTTCGAACGCATCGGGCTGCACCGCCTGACGGCGACGTACCTGCCCACCAACCCGGCGTCGGGGCGGGTGCTCGCTAAGTGCGGTTTCCATAACGAGGGATTCCTCCGCGCCAACCTGCACATCGACGGACGGTGGCGCGACCACCACTTCGTGGCGTTGCTGGCCGATGAGTATGCGTCGACGTGCGTGGCCCGGCAGATCGAGGCCGGCCGGTGCGCGGCGTGGCACGAAGGCCGCCCCCGCGCGGGGCGCTACACTATTCACGAATCCTAA
- a CDS encoding MogA/MoaB family molybdenum cofactor biosynthesis protein, with protein MNHSVTELSLREDDGRLRDLEGPDANYLRTAEEETKVRSHRRALAVVIADHCPLAGPDAEAMVAELLSEAKFEVDAVVRVASKKSQIRKAIETAVVGGVDLVVTIGGVGVGPRDKAPEATRQVLDQMVPGVAQALRSSGQACGAVDAACSRGISGISGQTVVVNLAGSRAAVRDGMATLPPLVHHLIDQLGKYCV; from the coding sequence ATGAATCACTCAGTAACGGAGTTGTCGCTCCGGGAGGACGACGGGCGGCTACGTGACCTGGAGGGTCCGGACGCGAACTACCTGCGCACCGCAGAGGAGGAGACCAAGGTTCGCTCCCACCGCCGCGCGCTTGCCGTTGTCATTGCCGATCATTGCCCGCTCGCCGGCCCGGACGCCGAGGCCATGGTGGCCGAGCTGCTGTCCGAGGCCAAGTTCGAGGTCGATGCGGTGGTTCGTGTCGCCTCGAAGAAGTCCCAGATCCGCAAGGCCATCGAGACCGCCGTCGTGGGTGGAGTCGATCTCGTGGTGACCATCGGCGGGGTGGGCGTGGGCCCGAGAGACAAGGCGCCGGAGGCGACCCGCCAGGTTCTCGACCAGATGGTGCCCGGGGTGGCGCAGGCCCTGCGCTCCTCCGGCCAGGCGTGCGGTGCCGTCGACGCCGCCTGTTCCCGCGGTATCTCGGGGATTTCCGGGCAAACCGTCGTCGTCAACCTCGCCGGCTCACGGGCCGCCGTGCGCGACGGCATGGCGACCCTGCCGCCTTTGGTCCACCACCTCATCGACCAACTCGGAAAGTACTGTGTCTGA
- the rpmF gene encoding 50S ribosomal protein L32 produces MATPKFKMSRANTRMRRSQWKANNAALQEVTIDGKTVRIPRRLVRAAKEGLIEVEQF; encoded by the coding sequence ATGGCAACTCCCAAGTTCAAGATGTCCCGCGCGAACACCCGCATGCGTCGTTCGCAGTGGAAGGCTAACAACGCCGCCCTCCAGGAGGTCACCATCGACGGCAAGACCGTGCGCATCCCGCGCCGCCTGGTCCGCGCCGCCAAGGAAGGCCTCATCGAGGTCGAGCAGTTCTAA
- a CDS encoding response regulator transcription factor — MRILVVDDEQSVRESLRRSLGFNGYTVTLAKDGVEALAAINDATPDLVILDVLMPKVDGLQVCRELRSTGFERPIIMLTARDGISDRVAGLDAGADDYLPKPFALEELLARVRSLLRRAATDSSVMSQDVVEEFEYEGLRLNPYTREVRRGRRRIELTRTEFSLLQFFMRYPRIVLERHRILEEVWGYDFAGSGNALEVYIGYLRRKTEAGGEGRLIHTVRGVGYVLRKGSSR; from the coding sequence ATGAGGATTTTGGTCGTCGACGATGAACAATCGGTCCGAGAATCGCTGAGACGCTCACTAGGATTTAACGGATACACGGTGACCTTGGCGAAGGACGGGGTCGAGGCCCTGGCGGCCATCAACGATGCCACCCCCGATCTTGTGATCCTGGATGTGCTTATGCCGAAGGTCGACGGCCTGCAAGTCTGTCGCGAATTGCGCAGCACCGGCTTCGAGCGTCCCATCATCATGCTCACCGCGCGCGACGGGATCTCCGACCGAGTAGCCGGCCTTGACGCCGGGGCGGACGATTATCTGCCCAAGCCCTTCGCCCTGGAAGAACTCCTGGCTCGGGTGCGCTCACTGCTGCGCCGCGCTGCCACCGATTCCAGCGTTATGTCCCAAGACGTGGTGGAAGAGTTTGAGTACGAAGGCCTTCGGCTCAACCCCTACACTCGCGAGGTGAGACGCGGCAGGCGGCGCATCGAGCTCACCCGCACGGAGTTTTCGCTGCTTCAGTTCTTTATGCGCTACCCGAGGATTGTTCTGGAACGCCACCGCATCCTGGAAGAGGTGTGGGGGTATGACTTTGCCGGTTCCGGAAACGCTCTGGAGGTTTATATCGGCTACCTGCGCCGCAAAACTGAAGCCGGTGGTGAGGGCCGCCTCATCCACACCGTCCGCGGCGTGGGCTACGTCCTGCGTAAAGGCTCGTCTCGGTGA
- a CDS encoding type B 50S ribosomal protein L31, translating into MKKDIHPDYHPVVFQDAGTGFKFLTRSTARSARTIEWEDGNEYPLIVVDVTSESHPFWTGAQRVMDTAGRVEKFNQRFGAMARRKKKTQK; encoded by the coding sequence ATGAAGAAAGACATCCACCCCGACTACCACCCGGTAGTCTTCCAGGACGCCGGCACCGGCTTCAAGTTCCTGACCCGCTCCACCGCCCGCTCCGCGCGGACCATCGAGTGGGAGGACGGTAACGAATACCCGCTCATCGTCGTCGACGTCACCAGCGAGTCTCACCCGTTCTGGACTGGCGCTCAGCGCGTCATGGACACCGCCGGCCGCGTGGAGAAGTTCAACCAGCGCTTCGGTGCCATGGCCCGTCGCAAGAAGAAGACCCAGAAGTAA
- the rpmB gene encoding 50S ribosomal protein L28: protein MSAICQVTGRTPKFGKTVSHSHRRHSRRWNPNVQRKRFYLPSEGRTITLTVSAKGLKVIDRDGIESVVAKIRARGEKV, encoded by the coding sequence ATGTCGGCTATTTGCCAGGTCACGGGACGCACGCCGAAGTTCGGCAAGACCGTCTCGCACTCGCACCGCCGCCACTCGCGTCGTTGGAACCCCAACGTGCAGCGCAAGCGGTTCTACCTGCCCTCTGAGGGCCGTACCATCACCCTGACCGTGTCCGCCAAGGGCCTGAAGGTCATCGACCGCGACGGCATCGAGTCCGTCGTCGCCAAGATCCGCGCCCGGGGAGAGAAGGTCTAA
- the glp gene encoding molybdotransferase-like divisome protein Glp, whose translation MRSVEEQLAIVTDAAVIPEPVRMSIGDALGLMAAEEVQATVPVPGFALAAVDGYAVRAVDIGGERALGRGIEADHPDAQGADLTPSQPVMTLPERSLPVVGEVPAGSRQPLRLQPKQAVRVHTGAPLPTLADAVLPLEWSDRGRKRVTAQRPVRSGDFVRRAGDDMQPGDVAVGAGTVLGPAQIGLLAAAGRSKVLVYPRPRVAVLSYGHELVDIDRSPGHGQVFDIASYAVAAAAKEAGAEVNHIGIAAGEPRRLREIIETQLQRSELLIVLGAVGGQGAAVLRGLLEEFGDVDTTRVAMHPGSVQGFGLLGPGRIPALLLPNNPVSSLVAFEVFGRPLLRTSLGKKTIHRRLVRARCINHVSSIEGRRGYVRARLMRDAETQDYLVEGLGGATGAPAHLLAGLAEANAMIRVPEAVSEIRPGDIVDVLFVAQRW comes from the coding sequence ATGCGCAGCGTCGAGGAACAACTCGCGATCGTCACCGACGCGGCGGTCATCCCCGAACCGGTTCGGATGTCCATTGGTGACGCCCTAGGGCTCATGGCCGCCGAGGAAGTCCAGGCCACCGTGCCGGTACCCGGTTTCGCACTGGCCGCCGTCGACGGCTACGCCGTCCGCGCGGTGGACATTGGCGGCGAACGCGCCCTGGGCCGGGGGATCGAGGCCGATCACCCGGACGCCCAGGGGGCCGACCTGACCCCGAGTCAGCCGGTGATGACCTTGCCGGAGCGCTCCCTGCCCGTGGTGGGAGAGGTACCTGCCGGATCGCGTCAGCCCCTGCGACTGCAACCGAAGCAGGCGGTGCGCGTTCACACCGGTGCGCCACTGCCCACCCTTGCCGACGCGGTGTTGCCGCTGGAGTGGAGCGACCGCGGGCGCAAGAGGGTGACCGCCCAACGCCCGGTGCGTTCTGGGGACTTTGTGCGACGCGCCGGGGACGACATGCAGCCGGGCGACGTCGCGGTGGGCGCCGGCACGGTGTTGGGGCCCGCCCAGATCGGTTTGCTTGCTGCCGCCGGGCGTTCGAAGGTGCTCGTGTATCCCCGCCCGCGGGTAGCGGTGCTGTCCTACGGGCACGAGCTCGTTGACATTGACCGTTCCCCTGGGCACGGGCAGGTGTTTGACATTGCCTCCTACGCCGTTGCCGCAGCGGCGAAGGAGGCGGGGGCGGAAGTCAACCACATCGGCATCGCCGCGGGGGAGCCGCGCCGGCTTCGCGAGATCATCGAAACCCAGCTGCAGCGCAGCGAGTTGCTCATCGTCTTGGGCGCTGTTGGCGGTCAGGGCGCGGCGGTTCTACGCGGTCTGCTGGAGGAGTTCGGCGACGTGGACACCACCCGCGTGGCCATGCACCCGGGGTCAGTCCAGGGTTTCGGTCTCTTGGGCCCAGGGCGCATCCCGGCGTTGCTCCTACCGAATAACCCGGTGTCCTCGCTCGTCGCCTTCGAGGTTTTCGGGCGGCCACTTCTGCGCACCTCCCTGGGTAAGAAGACGATTCATCGGCGCCTGGTCCGCGCTCGCTGCATCAACCACGTCAGTTCCATCGAGGGCCGGCGTGGGTATGTTCGTGCCCGGCTCATGCGCGACGCCGAGACTCAGGATTATCTGGTGGAGGGACTCGGCGGCGCCACCGGTGCGCCCGCGCACCTGCTGGCAGGCCTCGCCGAGGCCAACGCCATGATCCGGGTGCCGGAGGCGGTGTCGGAGATCCGTCCGGGAGATATCGTCGACGTGCTCTTCGTGGCGCAGCGCTGGTAG